The Poriferisphaera corsica DNA segment GGGCGATGAGGGAGAGGTAGTAGATGGGGAAGATGCGAAGGGATCGGCGTGCGTAGAAGGCGCGGAGAGAGATGGATTGGTGGATGGCGCGTTCTCGGATGAGGAGTGTGGTGATGAGGAAGCCGCTGAGGATGAAGAAGAGATCGACGCCGAGGAAGCCGCGGGTGAGGAGTTGGGCGTTGAGAAATTCGGGTCGGAATGCGTGATGCCAAAGGACGGTGAGTATGGCGAAGCAGCGCAGGCCGTCGAGTGAGGTGAAGTGGCGGCGAGTGAGGAATTGCTGATGGGGTGTCAGTGGTGGTGGTGCGAGTGTTGTGGATGTGGCGGTGGCTGTTGGCAAGGCGTACTCCGGCTTATGAGATGATGCTGTTTGTGATGCGGCATTGCGGTCGGGTACTGATTGCGTTTAAGCGTGTTTGGTGCCAATACAGGTTGCATTGACTGGTAGGTTGTTGTGTTGAGAATGCTTTCAAGGTGGGCTGCTGCGGTTTGTGGTTTTGGGGAGCACTGAATGTATGATGCTATTCGATTTTGTGTGGGTGTAGATTAATGGAGGGGGCGGCATAAAGAAAGCGTAAACGGTGAGGTTTACGCTTCTGGACGTTGGTGGTTTTTGTCTGTTATCAATTTATCGGACGCATGGATTGATGCGACCCGATTAATGTCTATTTCATGAATAGCTATGGGGGGGGTTAGCCTCGGACGTCGATCATGGTGCCCTTGTGCGGCTCAGCGGCAATACGCTGGGCTGATTGTGCAGATTGGGCGGTATCGCTGATCATGTTGATGATCATGTCGCCTTGCGTGCGGGCAGTGTCGAGTGCTTTTTTTGCCACAGCGGTGTCGATCTGTTGACGGACTTCGACCTGCTGCATTGCGCTAAATTGTGCGGTTAATCCATTGACCATATAGGGGTCATCGGCGAAAAATGCCTGAGGACTTGAAAGGTGAAGGGAATTATAGGTCTGAGATGGGACATTTGTTGCGATTTTGTGGTCTAGGTTGACGAGGAGAGTTGTTTATCGGACGTGTGGTTGGCTGGCAGGTTTCTTTGGGTGATCTGAGGGAGAGGGGTTGACTCTCCTGTTAGGGGAGGGCGTAGGCTATGTATCGAAAGGTCGAGCTTATGCAGATGAATAGAAAGAAGTGGGTTATTAAATTTGGGGTGATGTTGATTGGGATGGTGATGTTGCTGGGTGTGGGAGGGTTTTGGTATGTGAGCTGGCTGATGAAGCAGCCAATGTATGAAGTGGGGGATGCGCGAGATGAACGTCTGTTGAGGGGGCCGTTGCGTCCGCCGATTCAGACGGGTGAAGCGGGGGTTTGGTTGGTTGAGCCGGATGTTAAGTTGGCGTTTGATGTGTATGGTGAAGGTGAGGATGTGTTGGTGGTGCATGGGGGGCCGGGGATGCCGTATGGGAAGTTGTGGGACGGGCTTGAAGCGTTAACGGATCGGTACCGGTTTTATTTTTATGATCAGCGTGGGGCGGGACGATCAACGCGATTGTTCGATCGGTTTGAAGGAAACTATTACGAGAATATGGTGCGATTGGAGCAGGGATTGGGGCTGGGGGCGCAGGTCGCGGATATTGAGCGGGCGCGGCAGATTTTGGGGCAAGAGCAGATCACGGTGATTGGTCATTCATATGGCGGGTTTGTGGCGATGCTTTATGCGGCGGAGTTTCCGGAACATGTGAAGAAGTTGGTTTTGGTTGCGCCTGCGGATGTGTTATTGCCTTGGGATGAGAAAGAGGGGGATGATTTGTTTGAGGGGACACGTGAGAAGTTGAGTGAAGGGGATCGGGTCGTGTTTGATAGGTTGATGTCGGAATACTTTAATTTTGCGGGTATTTTTGAGCGATCGGATGAGGAATTGGCTACGATTCATGTTGGTGTAGGTAAGTATCTGCTTAAGGGACTGGGGGCGGATCATGTTGAGATGAATGATGCAGTGAAGAGTGGTGGGTGGTCGGTGTTTGCTGTCTATTTCAGTCAGGGGCAGGCTGGTGATTATCGTGAAGCGCTGGAGCAGGTGAAGGCGCGGACGCTGATCGTGCATGGGGCGGATGATGTGATGGCTCGCCGGGGTAGTGAGCATTACCGCGAGATTGAAGGGAGTGAGTTTG contains these protein-coding regions:
- a CDS encoding YjfB family protein codes for the protein MVNGLTAQFSAMQQVEVRQQIDTAVAKKALDTARTQGDMIINMISDTAQSAQSAQRIAAEPHKGTMIDVRG
- a CDS encoding alpha/beta fold hydrolase yields the protein MYRKVELMQMNRKKWVIKFGVMLIGMVMLLGVGGFWYVSWLMKQPMYEVGDARDERLLRGPLRPPIQTGEAGVWLVEPDVKLAFDVYGEGEDVLVVHGGPGMPYGKLWDGLEALTDRYRFYFYDQRGAGRSTRLFDRFEGNYYENMVRLEQGLGLGAQVADIERARQILGQEQITVIGHSYGGFVAMLYAAEFPEHVKKLVLVAPADVLLPWDEKEGDDLFEGTREKLSEGDRVVFDRLMSEYFNFAGIFERSDEELATIHVGVGKYLLKGLGADHVEMNDAVKSGGWSVFAVYFSQGQAGDYREALEQVKARTLIVHGADDVMARRGSEHYREIEGSEFVVISGEKDGGTAGHFVYDEQAKKFGEVVGAFLDEE